The proteins below come from a single Sander vitreus isolate 19-12246 chromosome 15, sanVit1, whole genome shotgun sequence genomic window:
- the pts gene encoding 6-pyruvoyl tetrahydrobiopterin synthase, which translates to MAGIYVSNSAAERFGYITRAQSFSACHRLHSIHLSDEENKRVYGKCNNPNGHGHNYKVEVTVRGKIDSLTGMVMNLTDLKRCIEEVIMIPLDHKNLDEDVPYFANVVSTTENVAVYIWDNMVKVLPSNLLYEIKIHETDNNVVIYRGE; encoded by the coding sequence ATGGCTGGAATATATGTGAGCAACAGCGCAGCTGAGCGTTTTGGATACATCACGCGGGCCCAGAGCTTCAGCGCCTGTCACCGACTCCACAGCATTCACTTGAGTGATGAGGAGAATAAACGAGTTTATGGAAAATGCAACAACCCCAATGGTCATGGACACAACTACAAAGTGGAGGTAACAGTGCGTGGAAAGATTGATTCGCTGACTGGCATGGTCATGAACTTGACAGACTTGAAGAGGTGCATTGAGGAAGTCATCATGATTCCACTGGACCATAAAAACCTGGATGAGGACGTCCCATACTTTGCCAATGTTGTCAGCACAACTGAGAACGTGGCTGTTTACATCTGGGACAACATGGTGAAGGTGCTCCCATCCAACCTGCTCTACGAGATTAAGATTCATGAGACCGATAACAATGTTGTCATATATCGAGGAGAGTAG